A single window of Colletes latitarsis isolate SP2378_abdomen chromosome 6, iyColLati1, whole genome shotgun sequence DNA harbors:
- the LOC143342735 gene encoding dystrobrevin beta isoform X4 — translation MRDTLNCLKDKMAEDGAGGSGNSSSGEASRLQLLQEMRQQNFDSIRFASYRTACKLRFIQKKVHLHNVDIWNVIEAFRENGLNTLEPSSTLGVSRLETLLSSLFHALNKRVPVSQQAKVDATTALLMNWLLAAYTTGENNKISVFSVKVALATLCAGKLMDKFRYIYSQISDGNGHMIHWRFAEYLKEVLALTAAVYESPSFGYTEGLASSIFPQNSRVTVNDFLDTLMSDPGPHCLIWLPLYHRMAAVENVAHPVMCDACHKENFTGFRYRCQKCHSYQLCQDCFWRGKVSGTHNNDHETREYSSFKSPSKQIGHSLRKSFRCVPEKGKNSLPRFPEQPEKTLDLSHIVPPSPLPSHNGFPDPGFMAPFDSGSMDSRSTLRRLAQEARTMPRAASRMSQADQAGRAPSDANLASLDASRAQRELISQLEAKNKEIMREIARLRRQQEIEAAGLENPALMSELRALRQRKDELESHLASLQDSRKQLMIQLESLMKMLKNHQASPRSTPNSSPRSTKSPPLPPGAVPSSRSAPPTPGGPLSTTPQQQQQQSQSQQQMSQSYQSSVPTTSVANVPSNAMLGTIQNPIPDNLSCVGGDVRSAFRTNSLPGSGSSSANNSLGRSLRNDLLVAADSVTNAMSTLVRELNSDSDQEDHSHNSGRINIRKPLDFEAGEDGDDSSGGGNSWREELQRRYQQENDFLAELRARNVNMSQTPSATPSSEQEQERGEREEADGEKEEDNESNWTEPVKRWVNR, via the exons TGCATAACGTCGACATATGGAATGTAATTGAGGCGTTCCGAGAAAACGGTTTAAACACATTGGAGCCATCGAGCACGCTGGGGGTATCGAGGCTCGAAACCTTACTGTCTTCCTTATTTCATGCCCTTAATAAACGAGTACCCGTTTCGCAACAAGCCAAAGTCGATGCAACAACAGCTCTGTTGATGAATTGGTTGCTTGCTGCCTATACTACAGG GGAGAACAATAAAATATCGGTGTTCTCGGTGAAAGTGGCTTTAGCCACGTTATGTGCTGGGAAATTGATGGACAAATTTCGAT ATATATACTCGCAAATATCAGACGGAAATGGGCACATGATACATTGGAGGTTCGCCGAATATTTGAAAGAAGTTCTGGCGTTAACAGCTGCGGTTTACGAGTCACCGTCTTTCGGATACACCGAAGGTCTCGCCAGTTCAATATTTCCTCAA AACTCGAGAGTCACGGTTAACGATTTTTTGGACACGCTTATGTCTGATCCAGGACCGCACTGTTTAATCTGGCTCCCATTGTACCACAGAATGGCTGCTGTTGAGAACG TGGCCCATCCCGTCATGTGCGACGCGTGCCACAAAGAGAACTTCACCGGCTTCCGATACAGATGTCAGAAATGCCACTCGTATCAGCTTTGCCAAGACTGTTTTTGGCGCGGCAAAGTTTCCGGGACGCATAATAACGATCACGAAACGAGGGAGTACAGTAGTTTT AAATCGCCAAGCAAGCAGATTGGGCATTCCTTGCGGAAAAGCTTCAGATGCGTACCTGAGAAGGGGAAAAATAGTTTACCAAGATTCCCAGAGCAACCTGAGAAGACGTTAGATTTGTCACACATAGT CCCACCGTCGCCATTACCGTCTCACAACGGTtttccagatccaggttttatggCTCCGTTCGACTCTGGATCCATGGATAGCCGTTCTACCTTAAGGAG GTTGGCTCAGGAAGCTAGGACCATG CCTCGTGCCGCATCCAGAATGTCACAAGCTGACCAAGCA GGTAGGGCGCCGTCTGATGCAAATTTAGCATCCTTAGATGCCTCGAGAGCACAACGTGAACTTATTTCGCAGTtggaagcaaagaacaaggaaatAATGCGCGAGATTGCAAGGTTAAG GAGACAACAAGAAATAGAAGCAGCTGGTTTAGAAAATCCTGCATTAATGTCAGAGCTGAGAGCTCTGAGACAAAGAAAAGATGAGCTTGAAAGTCATTTGGCATCATTACAAGATTCTAGAAAGCAATTAATGATACAACTAGAAAGTTTAATGAAAATGTTAAAG AATCACCAGGCGTCGCCAAGATCGACGCCAAACAGTTCACCACGGAGTACAAAATCACCTCCCTTACCACCGGGTGCTGTTCCGAGTAGTAGATCTGCACCGCCAACCCCAGGCGGTCCACTGTCTACAACaccacaacaacaacagcaacaatcACAAAGTCAACAACAGATGTCTCAAAGCTACCAGAGTTCTGTTCCAACAACGTCAGTAGCAAATGTACCGAGTAATGCTATGCTTGGAACGATACAAAATCCTATTCCAGATAACTTATCGTGCGTTGGAGGTGATGTAAG GTCTGCGTTCAGGACAAACAGCTTGCCAGGAAGTGGTTCCAGCAGCGCGAATAATAGCTTGGGCCGATCTTTGCGAAACGACTTGTTGgtagccgctgacagtgttactAATGCCATGTCAACACTCGTGAGGGAACTAAATTCAG ACTCAGACCAGGAGGATCATTCTCACAACTCTGGCCGAATTAACATCAGAAAGCCGTTAG ACTTCGAGGCTGGTGAAGATGGAGACGATAGTAGCGGTGGTGGGAATTCTTGGCGAGAAGAACTTCAACGTCGCTATCAACAAGAAAATGACTTTTTGGCTGAACTGCGTGCGCGCAATGTTAACATGTCACAAACACCATCTGCAACTCCATCCAGTGAACAAGAACAAGAAAGAGGAGAGAGAGAAGAAGCAGATGGAGAAAAAGAAGAGGATAATGAATCCAATTGGACAGAACCAGTGAAGAGATGGGTCAAtcgataa
- the LOC143342735 gene encoding dystrobrevin beta isoform X3, whose amino-acid sequence MAEDGAGGSGNSSSGEASRLQLLQEMRQQNFDSIRFASYRTACKLRFIQKKVHLHNVDIWNVIEAFRENGLNTLEPSSTLGVSRLETLLSSLFHALNKRVPVSQQAKVDATTALLMNWLLAAYTTGENNKISVFSVKVALATLCAGKLMDKFRYIYSQISDGNGHMIHWRFAEYLKEVLALTAAVYESPSFGYTEGLASSIFPQNSRVTVNDFLDTLMSDPGPHCLIWLPLYHRMAAVENVAHPVMCDACHKENFTGFRYRCQKCHSYQLCQDCFWRGKVSGTHNNDHETREYSSFKSPSKQIGHSLRKSFRCVPEKGKNSLPRFPEQPEKTLDLSHIVPPSPLPSHNGFPDPGFMAPFDSGSMDSRSTLRSMDSSRLDDEHKLIARYAQRLAQEARTMPRAASRMSQADQAGRAPSDANLASLDASRAQRELISQLEAKNKEIMREIARLRRQQEIEAAGLENPALMSELRALRQRKDELESHLASLQDSRKQLMIQLESLMKMLKNHQASPRSTPNSSPRSTKSPPLPPGAVPSSRSAPPTPGGPLSTTPQQQQQQSQSQQQMSQSYQSSVPTTSVANVPSNAMLGTIQNPIPDNLSCVGGDVRSAFRTNSLPGSGSSSANNSLGRSLRNDLLVAADSVTNAMSTLVRELNSDSDQEDHSHNSGRINIRKPLDFEAGEDGDDSSGGGNSWREELQRRYQQENDFLAELRARNVNMSQTPSATPSSEQEQERGEREEADGEKEEDNESNWTEPVKRWVNR is encoded by the exons TGCATAACGTCGACATATGGAATGTAATTGAGGCGTTCCGAGAAAACGGTTTAAACACATTGGAGCCATCGAGCACGCTGGGGGTATCGAGGCTCGAAACCTTACTGTCTTCCTTATTTCATGCCCTTAATAAACGAGTACCCGTTTCGCAACAAGCCAAAGTCGATGCAACAACAGCTCTGTTGATGAATTGGTTGCTTGCTGCCTATACTACAGG GGAGAACAATAAAATATCGGTGTTCTCGGTGAAAGTGGCTTTAGCCACGTTATGTGCTGGGAAATTGATGGACAAATTTCGAT ATATATACTCGCAAATATCAGACGGAAATGGGCACATGATACATTGGAGGTTCGCCGAATATTTGAAAGAAGTTCTGGCGTTAACAGCTGCGGTTTACGAGTCACCGTCTTTCGGATACACCGAAGGTCTCGCCAGTTCAATATTTCCTCAA AACTCGAGAGTCACGGTTAACGATTTTTTGGACACGCTTATGTCTGATCCAGGACCGCACTGTTTAATCTGGCTCCCATTGTACCACAGAATGGCTGCTGTTGAGAACG TGGCCCATCCCGTCATGTGCGACGCGTGCCACAAAGAGAACTTCACCGGCTTCCGATACAGATGTCAGAAATGCCACTCGTATCAGCTTTGCCAAGACTGTTTTTGGCGCGGCAAAGTTTCCGGGACGCATAATAACGATCACGAAACGAGGGAGTACAGTAGTTTT AAATCGCCAAGCAAGCAGATTGGGCATTCCTTGCGGAAAAGCTTCAGATGCGTACCTGAGAAGGGGAAAAATAGTTTACCAAGATTCCCAGAGCAACCTGAGAAGACGTTAGATTTGTCACACATAGT CCCACCGTCGCCATTACCGTCTCACAACGGTtttccagatccaggttttatggCTCCGTTCGACTCTGGATCCATGGATAGCCGTTCTACCTTAAGGAG TATGGATAGTTCAAGACTGGATGATGAACATAAATTAATAGCACGATACGCACAAAGGTTGGCTCAGGAAGCTAGGACCATG CCTCGTGCCGCATCCAGAATGTCACAAGCTGACCAAGCA GGTAGGGCGCCGTCTGATGCAAATTTAGCATCCTTAGATGCCTCGAGAGCACAACGTGAACTTATTTCGCAGTtggaagcaaagaacaaggaaatAATGCGCGAGATTGCAAGGTTAAG GAGACAACAAGAAATAGAAGCAGCTGGTTTAGAAAATCCTGCATTAATGTCAGAGCTGAGAGCTCTGAGACAAAGAAAAGATGAGCTTGAAAGTCATTTGGCATCATTACAAGATTCTAGAAAGCAATTAATGATACAACTAGAAAGTTTAATGAAAATGTTAAAG AATCACCAGGCGTCGCCAAGATCGACGCCAAACAGTTCACCACGGAGTACAAAATCACCTCCCTTACCACCGGGTGCTGTTCCGAGTAGTAGATCTGCACCGCCAACCCCAGGCGGTCCACTGTCTACAACaccacaacaacaacagcaacaatcACAAAGTCAACAACAGATGTCTCAAAGCTACCAGAGTTCTGTTCCAACAACGTCAGTAGCAAATGTACCGAGTAATGCTATGCTTGGAACGATACAAAATCCTATTCCAGATAACTTATCGTGCGTTGGAGGTGATGTAAG GTCTGCGTTCAGGACAAACAGCTTGCCAGGAAGTGGTTCCAGCAGCGCGAATAATAGCTTGGGCCGATCTTTGCGAAACGACTTGTTGgtagccgctgacagtgttactAATGCCATGTCAACACTCGTGAGGGAACTAAATTCAG ACTCAGACCAGGAGGATCATTCTCACAACTCTGGCCGAATTAACATCAGAAAGCCGTTAG ACTTCGAGGCTGGTGAAGATGGAGACGATAGTAGCGGTGGTGGGAATTCTTGGCGAGAAGAACTTCAACGTCGCTATCAACAAGAAAATGACTTTTTGGCTGAACTGCGTGCGCGCAATGTTAACATGTCACAAACACCATCTGCAACTCCATCCAGTGAACAAGAACAAGAAAGAGGAGAGAGAGAAGAAGCAGATGGAGAAAAAGAAGAGGATAATGAATCCAATTGGACAGAACCAGTGAAGAGATGGGTCAAtcgataa
- the LOC143342735 gene encoding dystrobrevin beta isoform X5, with the protein MRDTLNCLKDKMAEDGAGGSGNSSSGEASRLQLLQEMRQQNFDSIRFASYRTACKLRFIQKKVHLHNVDIWNVIEAFRENGLNTLEPSSTLGVSRLETLLSSLFHALNKRVPVSQQAKVDATTALLMNWLLAAYTTGENNKISVFSVKVALATLCAGKLMDKFRYIYSQISDGNGHMIHWRFAEYLKEVLALTAAVYESPSFGYTEGLASSIFPQNSRVTVNDFLDTLMSDPGPHCLIWLPLYHRMAAVENVAHPVMCDACHKENFTGFRYRCQKCHSYQLCQDCFWRGKVSGTHNNDHETREYSSFKSPSKQIGHSLRKSFRCVPEKGKNSLPRFPEQPEKTLDLSHIVPPSPLPSHNGFPDPGFMAPFDSGSMDSRSTLRSMDSSRLDDEHKLIARYAQRLAQEARTMPRAASRMSQADQAGRAPSDANLASLDASRAQRELISQLEAKNKEIMREIARLRRQQEIEAAGLENPALMSELRALRQRKDELESHLASLQDSRKQLMIQLESLMKMLKNHQASPRSTPNSSPRSTKSPPLPPGAVPSSRSAPPTPGGPLSTTPQQQQQQSQSQQQMSQSYQSSVPTTSVANVPSNAMLGTIQNPIPDNLSCVGGDVRSAFRTNSLPGSGSSSANNSLGRSLRNDLLVAADSVTNAMSTLVRELNSDFEAGEDGDDSSGGGNSWREELQRRYQQENDFLAELRARNVNMSQTPSATPSSEQEQERGEREEADGEKEEDNESNWTEPVKRWVNR; encoded by the exons TGCATAACGTCGACATATGGAATGTAATTGAGGCGTTCCGAGAAAACGGTTTAAACACATTGGAGCCATCGAGCACGCTGGGGGTATCGAGGCTCGAAACCTTACTGTCTTCCTTATTTCATGCCCTTAATAAACGAGTACCCGTTTCGCAACAAGCCAAAGTCGATGCAACAACAGCTCTGTTGATGAATTGGTTGCTTGCTGCCTATACTACAGG GGAGAACAATAAAATATCGGTGTTCTCGGTGAAAGTGGCTTTAGCCACGTTATGTGCTGGGAAATTGATGGACAAATTTCGAT ATATATACTCGCAAATATCAGACGGAAATGGGCACATGATACATTGGAGGTTCGCCGAATATTTGAAAGAAGTTCTGGCGTTAACAGCTGCGGTTTACGAGTCACCGTCTTTCGGATACACCGAAGGTCTCGCCAGTTCAATATTTCCTCAA AACTCGAGAGTCACGGTTAACGATTTTTTGGACACGCTTATGTCTGATCCAGGACCGCACTGTTTAATCTGGCTCCCATTGTACCACAGAATGGCTGCTGTTGAGAACG TGGCCCATCCCGTCATGTGCGACGCGTGCCACAAAGAGAACTTCACCGGCTTCCGATACAGATGTCAGAAATGCCACTCGTATCAGCTTTGCCAAGACTGTTTTTGGCGCGGCAAAGTTTCCGGGACGCATAATAACGATCACGAAACGAGGGAGTACAGTAGTTTT AAATCGCCAAGCAAGCAGATTGGGCATTCCTTGCGGAAAAGCTTCAGATGCGTACCTGAGAAGGGGAAAAATAGTTTACCAAGATTCCCAGAGCAACCTGAGAAGACGTTAGATTTGTCACACATAGT CCCACCGTCGCCATTACCGTCTCACAACGGTtttccagatccaggttttatggCTCCGTTCGACTCTGGATCCATGGATAGCCGTTCTACCTTAAGGAG TATGGATAGTTCAAGACTGGATGATGAACATAAATTAATAGCACGATACGCACAAAGGTTGGCTCAGGAAGCTAGGACCATG CCTCGTGCCGCATCCAGAATGTCACAAGCTGACCAAGCA GGTAGGGCGCCGTCTGATGCAAATTTAGCATCCTTAGATGCCTCGAGAGCACAACGTGAACTTATTTCGCAGTtggaagcaaagaacaaggaaatAATGCGCGAGATTGCAAGGTTAAG GAGACAACAAGAAATAGAAGCAGCTGGTTTAGAAAATCCTGCATTAATGTCAGAGCTGAGAGCTCTGAGACAAAGAAAAGATGAGCTTGAAAGTCATTTGGCATCATTACAAGATTCTAGAAAGCAATTAATGATACAACTAGAAAGTTTAATGAAAATGTTAAAG AATCACCAGGCGTCGCCAAGATCGACGCCAAACAGTTCACCACGGAGTACAAAATCACCTCCCTTACCACCGGGTGCTGTTCCGAGTAGTAGATCTGCACCGCCAACCCCAGGCGGTCCACTGTCTACAACaccacaacaacaacagcaacaatcACAAAGTCAACAACAGATGTCTCAAAGCTACCAGAGTTCTGTTCCAACAACGTCAGTAGCAAATGTACCGAGTAATGCTATGCTTGGAACGATACAAAATCCTATTCCAGATAACTTATCGTGCGTTGGAGGTGATGTAAG GTCTGCGTTCAGGACAAACAGCTTGCCAGGAAGTGGTTCCAGCAGCGCGAATAATAGCTTGGGCCGATCTTTGCGAAACGACTTGTTGgtagccgctgacagtgttactAATGCCATGTCAACACTCGTGAGGGAACTAAATTCAG ACTTCGAGGCTGGTGAAGATGGAGACGATAGTAGCGGTGGTGGGAATTCTTGGCGAGAAGAACTTCAACGTCGCTATCAACAAGAAAATGACTTTTTGGCTGAACTGCGTGCGCGCAATGTTAACATGTCACAAACACCATCTGCAACTCCATCCAGTGAACAAGAACAAGAAAGAGGAGAGAGAGAAGAAGCAGATGGAGAAAAAGAAGAGGATAATGAATCCAATTGGACAGAACCAGTGAAGAGATGGGTCAAtcgataa
- the LOC143342735 gene encoding dystrobrevin beta isoform X2 encodes MRDTLNCLKDKMAEDGAGGSGNSSSGEASRLQLLQEMRQQNFDSIRFASYRTACKLRFIQKKVHLHNVDIWNVIEAFRENGLNTLEPSSTLGVSRLETLLSSLFHALNKRVPVSQQAKVDATTALLMNWLLAAYTTGENNKISVFSVKVALATLCAGKLMDKFRYIYSQISDGNGHMIHWRFAEYLKEVLALTAAVYESPSFGYTEGLASSIFPQNSRVTVNDFLDTLMSDPGPHCLIWLPLYHRMAAVENVAHPVMCDACHKENFTGFRYRCQKCHSYQLCQDCFWRGKVSGTHNNDHETREYSSFKSPSKQIGHSLRKSFRCVPEKGKNSLPRFPEQPEKTLDLSHIVPPSPLPSHNGFPDPGFMAPFDSGSMDSRSTLRSMDSSRLDDEHKLIARYAQRLAQEARTMPRAASRMSQADQAGRAPSDANLASLDASRAQRELISQLEAKNKEIMREIARRQQEIEAAGLENPALMSELRALRQRKDELESHLASLQDSRKQLMIQLESLMKMLKNHQASPRSTPNSSPRSTKSPPLPPGAVPSSRSAPPTPGGPLSTTPQQQQQQSQSQQQMSQSYQSSVPTTSVANVPSNAMLGTIQNPIPDNLSCVGGDVRSAFRTNSLPGSGSSSANNSLGRSLRNDLLVAADSVTNAMSTLVRELNSDSDQEDHSHNSGRINIRKPLDFEAGEDGDDSSGGGNSWREELQRRYQQENDFLAELRARNVNMSQTPSATPSSEQEQERGEREEADGEKEEDNESNWTEPVKRWVNR; translated from the exons TGCATAACGTCGACATATGGAATGTAATTGAGGCGTTCCGAGAAAACGGTTTAAACACATTGGAGCCATCGAGCACGCTGGGGGTATCGAGGCTCGAAACCTTACTGTCTTCCTTATTTCATGCCCTTAATAAACGAGTACCCGTTTCGCAACAAGCCAAAGTCGATGCAACAACAGCTCTGTTGATGAATTGGTTGCTTGCTGCCTATACTACAGG GGAGAACAATAAAATATCGGTGTTCTCGGTGAAAGTGGCTTTAGCCACGTTATGTGCTGGGAAATTGATGGACAAATTTCGAT ATATATACTCGCAAATATCAGACGGAAATGGGCACATGATACATTGGAGGTTCGCCGAATATTTGAAAGAAGTTCTGGCGTTAACAGCTGCGGTTTACGAGTCACCGTCTTTCGGATACACCGAAGGTCTCGCCAGTTCAATATTTCCTCAA AACTCGAGAGTCACGGTTAACGATTTTTTGGACACGCTTATGTCTGATCCAGGACCGCACTGTTTAATCTGGCTCCCATTGTACCACAGAATGGCTGCTGTTGAGAACG TGGCCCATCCCGTCATGTGCGACGCGTGCCACAAAGAGAACTTCACCGGCTTCCGATACAGATGTCAGAAATGCCACTCGTATCAGCTTTGCCAAGACTGTTTTTGGCGCGGCAAAGTTTCCGGGACGCATAATAACGATCACGAAACGAGGGAGTACAGTAGTTTT AAATCGCCAAGCAAGCAGATTGGGCATTCCTTGCGGAAAAGCTTCAGATGCGTACCTGAGAAGGGGAAAAATAGTTTACCAAGATTCCCAGAGCAACCTGAGAAGACGTTAGATTTGTCACACATAGT CCCACCGTCGCCATTACCGTCTCACAACGGTtttccagatccaggttttatggCTCCGTTCGACTCTGGATCCATGGATAGCCGTTCTACCTTAAGGAG TATGGATAGTTCAAGACTGGATGATGAACATAAATTAATAGCACGATACGCACAAAGGTTGGCTCAGGAAGCTAGGACCATG CCTCGTGCCGCATCCAGAATGTCACAAGCTGACCAAGCA GGTAGGGCGCCGTCTGATGCAAATTTAGCATCCTTAGATGCCTCGAGAGCACAACGTGAACTTATTTCGCAGTtggaagcaaagaacaaggaaatAATGCGCGAGATTGCAAG GAGACAACAAGAAATAGAAGCAGCTGGTTTAGAAAATCCTGCATTAATGTCAGAGCTGAGAGCTCTGAGACAAAGAAAAGATGAGCTTGAAAGTCATTTGGCATCATTACAAGATTCTAGAAAGCAATTAATGATACAACTAGAAAGTTTAATGAAAATGTTAAAG AATCACCAGGCGTCGCCAAGATCGACGCCAAACAGTTCACCACGGAGTACAAAATCACCTCCCTTACCACCGGGTGCTGTTCCGAGTAGTAGATCTGCACCGCCAACCCCAGGCGGTCCACTGTCTACAACaccacaacaacaacagcaacaatcACAAAGTCAACAACAGATGTCTCAAAGCTACCAGAGTTCTGTTCCAACAACGTCAGTAGCAAATGTACCGAGTAATGCTATGCTTGGAACGATACAAAATCCTATTCCAGATAACTTATCGTGCGTTGGAGGTGATGTAAG GTCTGCGTTCAGGACAAACAGCTTGCCAGGAAGTGGTTCCAGCAGCGCGAATAATAGCTTGGGCCGATCTTTGCGAAACGACTTGTTGgtagccgctgacagtgttactAATGCCATGTCAACACTCGTGAGGGAACTAAATTCAG ACTCAGACCAGGAGGATCATTCTCACAACTCTGGCCGAATTAACATCAGAAAGCCGTTAG ACTTCGAGGCTGGTGAAGATGGAGACGATAGTAGCGGTGGTGGGAATTCTTGGCGAGAAGAACTTCAACGTCGCTATCAACAAGAAAATGACTTTTTGGCTGAACTGCGTGCGCGCAATGTTAACATGTCACAAACACCATCTGCAACTCCATCCAGTGAACAAGAACAAGAAAGAGGAGAGAGAGAAGAAGCAGATGGAGAAAAAGAAGAGGATAATGAATCCAATTGGACAGAACCAGTGAAGAGATGGGTCAAtcgataa
- the LOC143342735 gene encoding dystrobrevin beta isoform X1 has translation MRDTLNCLKDKMAEDGAGGSGNSSSGEASRLQLLQEMRQQNFDSIRFASYRTACKLRFIQKKVHLHNVDIWNVIEAFRENGLNTLEPSSTLGVSRLETLLSSLFHALNKRVPVSQQAKVDATTALLMNWLLAAYTTGENNKISVFSVKVALATLCAGKLMDKFRYIYSQISDGNGHMIHWRFAEYLKEVLALTAAVYESPSFGYTEGLASSIFPQNSRVTVNDFLDTLMSDPGPHCLIWLPLYHRMAAVENVAHPVMCDACHKENFTGFRYRCQKCHSYQLCQDCFWRGKVSGTHNNDHETREYSSFKSPSKQIGHSLRKSFRCVPEKGKNSLPRFPEQPEKTLDLSHIVPPSPLPSHNGFPDPGFMAPFDSGSMDSRSTLRSMDSSRLDDEHKLIARYAQRLAQEARTMPRAASRMSQADQAGRAPSDANLASLDASRAQRELISQLEAKNKEIMREIARLRRQQEIEAAGLENPALMSELRALRQRKDELESHLASLQDSRKQLMIQLESLMKMLKNHQASPRSTPNSSPRSTKSPPLPPGAVPSSRSAPPTPGGPLSTTPQQQQQQSQSQQQMSQSYQSSVPTTSVANVPSNAMLGTIQNPIPDNLSCVGGDVRSAFRTNSLPGSGSSSANNSLGRSLRNDLLVAADSVTNAMSTLVRELNSDSDQEDHSHNSGRINIRKPLDFEAGEDGDDSSGGGNSWREELQRRYQQENDFLAELRARNVNMSQTPSATPSSEQEQERGEREEADGEKEEDNESNWTEPVKRWVNR, from the exons TGCATAACGTCGACATATGGAATGTAATTGAGGCGTTCCGAGAAAACGGTTTAAACACATTGGAGCCATCGAGCACGCTGGGGGTATCGAGGCTCGAAACCTTACTGTCTTCCTTATTTCATGCCCTTAATAAACGAGTACCCGTTTCGCAACAAGCCAAAGTCGATGCAACAACAGCTCTGTTGATGAATTGGTTGCTTGCTGCCTATACTACAGG GGAGAACAATAAAATATCGGTGTTCTCGGTGAAAGTGGCTTTAGCCACGTTATGTGCTGGGAAATTGATGGACAAATTTCGAT ATATATACTCGCAAATATCAGACGGAAATGGGCACATGATACATTGGAGGTTCGCCGAATATTTGAAAGAAGTTCTGGCGTTAACAGCTGCGGTTTACGAGTCACCGTCTTTCGGATACACCGAAGGTCTCGCCAGTTCAATATTTCCTCAA AACTCGAGAGTCACGGTTAACGATTTTTTGGACACGCTTATGTCTGATCCAGGACCGCACTGTTTAATCTGGCTCCCATTGTACCACAGAATGGCTGCTGTTGAGAACG TGGCCCATCCCGTCATGTGCGACGCGTGCCACAAAGAGAACTTCACCGGCTTCCGATACAGATGTCAGAAATGCCACTCGTATCAGCTTTGCCAAGACTGTTTTTGGCGCGGCAAAGTTTCCGGGACGCATAATAACGATCACGAAACGAGGGAGTACAGTAGTTTT AAATCGCCAAGCAAGCAGATTGGGCATTCCTTGCGGAAAAGCTTCAGATGCGTACCTGAGAAGGGGAAAAATAGTTTACCAAGATTCCCAGAGCAACCTGAGAAGACGTTAGATTTGTCACACATAGT CCCACCGTCGCCATTACCGTCTCACAACGGTtttccagatccaggttttatggCTCCGTTCGACTCTGGATCCATGGATAGCCGTTCTACCTTAAGGAG TATGGATAGTTCAAGACTGGATGATGAACATAAATTAATAGCACGATACGCACAAAGGTTGGCTCAGGAAGCTAGGACCATG CCTCGTGCCGCATCCAGAATGTCACAAGCTGACCAAGCA GGTAGGGCGCCGTCTGATGCAAATTTAGCATCCTTAGATGCCTCGAGAGCACAACGTGAACTTATTTCGCAGTtggaagcaaagaacaaggaaatAATGCGCGAGATTGCAAGGTTAAG GAGACAACAAGAAATAGAAGCAGCTGGTTTAGAAAATCCTGCATTAATGTCAGAGCTGAGAGCTCTGAGACAAAGAAAAGATGAGCTTGAAAGTCATTTGGCATCATTACAAGATTCTAGAAAGCAATTAATGATACAACTAGAAAGTTTAATGAAAATGTTAAAG AATCACCAGGCGTCGCCAAGATCGACGCCAAACAGTTCACCACGGAGTACAAAATCACCTCCCTTACCACCGGGTGCTGTTCCGAGTAGTAGATCTGCACCGCCAACCCCAGGCGGTCCACTGTCTACAACaccacaacaacaacagcaacaatcACAAAGTCAACAACAGATGTCTCAAAGCTACCAGAGTTCTGTTCCAACAACGTCAGTAGCAAATGTACCGAGTAATGCTATGCTTGGAACGATACAAAATCCTATTCCAGATAACTTATCGTGCGTTGGAGGTGATGTAAG GTCTGCGTTCAGGACAAACAGCTTGCCAGGAAGTGGTTCCAGCAGCGCGAATAATAGCTTGGGCCGATCTTTGCGAAACGACTTGTTGgtagccgctgacagtgttactAATGCCATGTCAACACTCGTGAGGGAACTAAATTCAG ACTCAGACCAGGAGGATCATTCTCACAACTCTGGCCGAATTAACATCAGAAAGCCGTTAG ACTTCGAGGCTGGTGAAGATGGAGACGATAGTAGCGGTGGTGGGAATTCTTGGCGAGAAGAACTTCAACGTCGCTATCAACAAGAAAATGACTTTTTGGCTGAACTGCGTGCGCGCAATGTTAACATGTCACAAACACCATCTGCAACTCCATCCAGTGAACAAGAACAAGAAAGAGGAGAGAGAGAAGAAGCAGATGGAGAAAAAGAAGAGGATAATGAATCCAATTGGACAGAACCAGTGAAGAGATGGGTCAAtcgataa